tttttctttaattttatttttatgttttaatttatttttctcaacctttatttttttttcttttttttctcaaaaattatctatttcttcattttttttaaaattcatttgtctcaacctttatttttcttttagttttggtttttatcatttctcttcccccatttttctcaaattttatttttatttttttctctcatttatcATTCAAAAAAATGGCTAGGGAACACTTTTGAAGGTGTGAGGGTTGTCAACATTCTCTTTATCTCTCTCAGTTCTTTTCTAATGTTCACCCCTAATGCTTTTTTTAATGTCACTTTGTCAGATCGGTAGACTTCGATGCCAACGAAGGCATAGACTCATCGGAAGTAGGTCAGGTATACTCttttctccctctttttctcTTCCCCACTAGTTACCTCTCCCCACAGCTCTCCTTATCATCTTCCCTCTCCATTGCTATCTTCTATCTCGTCTCGTCACTGTGAGACTAGGGTTACCATCGGCGATGGTGTAGGTGTCAAACAGGTGCTACGATGTACTCCGGCATTCAGATCTCGAAAATACACAAAAGACGCACCGACGATACTCCGACGACACTCCGATGAAACTCCATCAACACTCCGTCGACACCCCGAAGACACACCAATGACCTTTTTTTCAGGCAAATTTATTCGACGACCAGTTTTTCGACTTCAAAAGTACCAGAAACAACAAAACACAGGACTACCGGTGACATCTAAacttttctttttcaatctctaCATACAGTTTTGATTTCTTTATACTATACTTTTTCAATCACTACTTACAGTTTTTGGTTTCTTTATACTATTCTGCTTCTATTTTTTTCCCGTTTATTATcccttttttgtttcttattttccaATTCCCTGTGGTTTAGTTGGTACTGGTGACATTGCTTAGTGGAGAGTTTTTTAGTGTTTGTTCTACCGGCCTGGACAGTTAGTGTAATTTTTGCGAGCTTCCCCTTACTATTTTCGTCCAGTTGCTTTGTTTATCTGTGCATTGGTTTGGGGCTTTATTTGGTTTTTGAGTAGTGGATGGAGGAATTGatggtggaatagggtcatgtcTGAGGGAATTAGGGGTGGGGGTTATTTTAGGAAGTAGTGAGGATGGGAGGATTGGGGTGGGTATGGGGTATAGATTGGGCACTAGGGTGGGTTGGGTGAAGGGTGTGAGAGGTAGGCGAAAGGCGAGAgaggataggttgagggtagggtcttggaatattaggacccttcagggtaagtctgtagagctggtgaagattcttaagaagagaaGGATTAATATTGTGTGTGTTCAGGAGACTAGGTGGGTAGGATCTAAGGCTAGGAATGTAGATGGGTATAAGCTGTGGTACTCTAGGAGTGAGAGGTATCAGAAAGGAGTGGGTATCTTAGTAGATAAGGTGCTTAGAGAGCAGGTGGTACAGGTTAAGAGGGTCATTGATAGGCTGATGAAGATTAAGTTGGTTATGGGGGGTTGTATGGTTCATGTGTATAGTGTGTATGCACCGCAGATGGGCTTGGACAAGAAGGTGAAAGCGAGATTTTGGGAGGATTTGGACGAGGTGATGAGAAGCGTGCCTAGCTCAGAGAAAATTATCATAGTAGGGGACTTCAATGGTCACATTGGGGTCATACTAGGTGGCTATGATGATGtacatggaggttttggtttcggTGATAGAAATGGCGAGGGAGCTGCTCTTTTagattttgcgagggcctttaGG
Above is a window of Capsicum annuum cultivar UCD-10X-F1 unplaced genomic scaffold, UCD10Xv1.1 ctg16068, whole genome shotgun sequence DNA encoding:
- the LOC124890346 gene encoding craniofacial development protein 2-like yields the protein SVDFDANEGIDSSEVGQETRWVGSKARNVDGYKLWYSRSERYQKGVGILVDKVLREQVVQVKRVIDRLMKIKLVMGGCMVHVYSVYAPQMGLDKKVKARFWEDLDEVMRSVPSSEKIIIVGDFNGHIGVILGGYDDVHGGFGFGDRNGEGAALLDFARAFRLNEEVKKKIEIKKETYVKLIESKNEEEKGVNREAYKVSRKTANLAVTAEAIHIIRRLVEQYRERKRDLDMEFIDPEKAYDKVLREVIWRCLQ